AAGTGAGGCCATAAGATCTAGTCTCTTATCTACGTTACCGACTTTGGAAGGAATACGTTACTTAGTGAACAGCGAAATAAGGTTGGATTTAAGAGTGTAAAGGCATCtctaaaacaaatcatttcccCAACTTTCGGAGCAAAACTAAGCCACATGAAAGGAATGCTTTTCTATCCAATACAACACACTATCATCTCACGGAAATCATTTTCCATACGCAGCGTTGCCATCTTTAGAAGGACATATTTTCTTGACTTTTCACCAACGGGGCTTTCCGACTACCTGCACCATCAATATATGCGCATCCTAATACGATATCCTATCGATCGGGTAGATCAAAGCAGGCTGCGCAGCTGGCCGAGAATTAATCATCTGCGTAACAGTAGTCCTACCTTACAGCTGCGACTAAATTTACTAACAGTACGCCCCAGCATCGCTTAATTATACTCAACGTAGGCAGCATCTCTGGCTTATTGCTCGTATTTGTGAAcgtgaaaacaaacaaaaaataactttGTAACCGTCGTCCCTTAGAACAGTGATAAACGCGGTGGCCCAACTTAATTTGTGAGCCATCGAGCTGAATAGATTTTTCAGGAGAGTTTAGATGGCTGAACCGTGGCTTACCGAAGCGCGTCGAAAGGGTCTACTAATTTCCGTAAATATATATACAGATGAAAGCATAACAAACATGTTTGCACGTAGAATTTTGACCGACGGTCCATGAAATGGTCATTTCTTTATTACAGGTTTCAGCGCTAGCATGTACACTGGATAGAGCTGCTTGGGGAAGCTTGTTTGCCGTTGCTCCTTGACGACACgcatgtttgcttttttcaaGAGTTGCTTCATCAACATCAGCGGCCGAGTCACGGACGAGTCCGCCCGGTCGATGTCCACCTCGTCGCTGGAGGTAAAGTtttccttcaccaccaccatgccCCCTCGAGCCAGTCCTTTCGCACAGCGGAGCAAAAACTGCACAACGTCCTCATCGGTCAAGTGTCCGAGCACCCACTGGGACCAGATAATGTCGTAGTGTTTCTCCTGCGGTGTAAAGTTCTGCAGCCCTTCGTTGAACACGGTCCCCAGCTTAGGGGCGCAATCCGCTAGGCCCGTTCGGGCTGTCTCGCAAAAGGTTTCATCCTGCTCAACCAGATCGACACGTTCGAAGGCGGGAACGAGCAAATTTCGCGTCACGCGCCCGATACCGGCTCCACAGTCTAACGCTCGGCTTTTGCCCGGGGCCGGCTTTTGCTTGTAAAGATGCTTCAGGAACTGTTCCGACCCGCGGATATCGATGAAGGAGATGCTACCGAAACCGCCCAGCATCCCTTCTACGGTCGGCGACACGGAGGACCAATACTTTTTAGCATTTGCGTAATAACTAACACTATCCGTGGTAATGCTTTCTTCGGTGGGTGATGTATCATTTGAGGAGGATTCGCTCGGTTCTTCGCACTCCATCGAGCAGGGCGTTTGGTTGGCGGTGGCTTCTACCGACTCCATTGCAGTTGCAGAGGGGTTTAAGGAACACTTGGTGATTTGGAGGAGATATGCACCAGTTACTAATCGAAGGCACAAGCGCGGAACATCGCTTGCTAgacgaaataaacaaaacaaaccggatAAAAAAACGCGCCGGCAACGAAAACGTTGACCGCGGCAAAAAAATGACAGTAAAATGACAGTAATGACAGCTCGTAATTACCGGCATATTCATCGGATGAACGAGGTGGGCGATAGGCGACCTAGACTGGGTAGAGTCCTTGAAATCTTTGTAACttggaattatttttatctgTAGAATCTTTGGAATCTTTATTACAGACCTTGCTGCACGGTCTTTTGTAAAAGGTATGCTTGGAAGTTGGAATGTTCATGCTTGATGTTATCCAGCGAAATTCGGTAGGcgatcaaattcaaattcaataaatcaaatcgaaagcgAGCTTTAAATCGGGCAGTACTGAATTAGGAGCTTATTGCACGGATGCCACGAAAGATCAGAAGCACTTGAAGCACTAAAATATGAGTGCGTTAGGAAGTTTTTACAGACTTACGAAAGTCTAGTGAGTTAATAGAAAATAACTCGTCCTGAATGCTACATTACAATGTTCAGAAAGGTTCTTTTAGTGTCGATTTCCACACTGACCCTTTTTGTATGGACGTGCAGGCTTTAAAGTTGCAAAATGATGGAGTTTTAGTTTGCTTTATCAACTCATAGCAGCATATTTCTGCTCATCGTCGCCACACCTTGATACAAATGGGACGATGCCCGGTGCTAAATTATGGTCGATGATTTTCACACATTTAGAAAGTGTCTTGCAATATTTGAATGCCGGAAACTTTCATTTTCGGCATTCCTCAGTGGGACAGCGTTGCTGAAACAGGATTTCAAGCCAACTTCACATCGCCTGTTGATGATATGCTTCTCCGTGACGCGTACCCGTCGAATCAATCACATTCCTCCGGAATTCACCTGTCCTTTCTCTTCATTCTTTCCTTTTGCATTTTGCCTTCCTGATCAATTTCAACAATCGATGACTAATTTCGTATGCACACGAGGGCTCGCTTTGTGTTTTCGATGCCCatcttcccttttttccgtgTGTGCTCAATAAAAATTGCTTTGGTAGACAATTGAGACCGCACCTTactaaataattttaaaacaaatccaTCTTAATAATAGCGAATAATAATCTGAAAAGGGGCTTAATTGGAATAATTAGACCTAACGAAGAGACAAAATTTACAAACCACTTTGGAAACCCCAAAGGGTAAAATCATACGTTAGATTCACTGTAATCatataaaaaatgaaatgtttattaaGAACCAATCTTGCACCGATCTGGACCACAAGTAGTAACTGATGAAAGCCTACAACTGATGAAGACAAATAACGTATGTTCCTTATCTTTTCCAGACAATTTCTCAACCGGAGAGAGTTGAAAGTCTTTTCCGGCAGTGTGTCATAGTGTCAATGTGATGAGGAAGTAACTTAATTAGCACACGTACCCCCCTGCCTGTGAAGACCCCCTTGTACCGTTGCGGTTAAACTGATTCGCCCTGATCATGCGACGCTCGGTGCAAGTGTCGGGTCGCATATCCCGAGCACTCGTTCGTAGAGCCGTATTATCGAATTAATTTCCTGAGATGACAGCTGATTTCCCTGCCCAAACCGTGCCGGGGAACCGGTTCCGCAGCTTCCATTCGTAGGTCGTTCCCAATGGGCTCCTttgcacagaaaaaaaacccacttCTGTGAAGCTTTCCAACTGGattgcaacaacaactcggCGCGGTCGGCGGCGTCCTGCGCTGCCCGTCTTTCCTTGCCGACGCGCCGAGTCAAAATTCTCTCGAGAGAGTTCGATAGCTCTACGACGGCGGTCCACTTTTAACGCCATGTTGACAGCC
The nucleotide sequence above comes from Anopheles bellator chromosome 1, idAnoBellAS_SP24_06.2, whole genome shotgun sequence. Encoded proteins:
- the LOC131216530 gene encoding N-terminal Xaa-Pro-Lys N-methyltransferase 1 produces the protein MESVEATANQTPCSMECEEPSESSSNDTSPTEESITTDSVSYYANAKKYWSSVSPTVEGMLGGFGSISFIDIRGSEQFLKHLYKQKPAPGKSRALDCGAGIGRVTRNLLVPAFERVDLVEQDETFCETARTGLADCAPKLGTVFNEGLQNFTPQEKHYDIIWSQWVLGHLTDEDVVQFLLRCAKGLARGGMVVVKENFTSSDEVDIDRADSSVTRPLMLMKQLLKKANMRVVKEQRQTSFPKQLYPVYMLALKPVIKK